The genomic region CGCTGCAGGAGACCAAGCTCCCCGCTCCAGAACTAGCTGCAGGCAAGCCGCGAGTGGGCGTGCTTGTTGACGGTTACGGTGGCCAGGGGATTCTCGCCGCGCTGCAGCGGACGGACAGCCTTCAGGTGGAGAAGGTCACTCAGATAACGCCCGAGGTCGCGCGGCGCTGCCGTGTGTTGGTGGTCACGCAGAACCGCTCGGGTTTCGGCGACGAGGCCCTGGCCCGGGCTCTGCATAGCTGGATCGAGGCCGGCGGCGCTGTGCTTACCACCCACGATGCCGTCGGGTACCGCAGTCACCCGGCCATCGTCCCGGAGATCGCCGCCGGAGTCGATCATCTCAGGTCAACGACGGTTCGCATAACCAAACCCGACCTCTCACCTTCGGGAGTTGCCGGAAGCCTGCTCACCCACGCCTTCTACGATCACATCCTCCTCAAGGCGGGAGACAAGGCCGAGGTAGTCGTGACCGACGAGGAGGGTAAGCCGGTGGTGGTGACCGGCCTCCTCGGCAAGGGTCGCTACGCAGCCTCAGGCATCGCCTTCGGTCTGGACGCGGACACCCAGGAGGAGGAACCTGCAAAGCAGGAGGGCTTCCTGCTGCGCAAGATCGTGGAGTGGCTGGCCGAGGGACAGAAGCCGTAAGGTAGCCGAGTGCGTCGTCGGTGAAGGCTGGGAGGAGGACTGTCTGACAAGAGGAAGTCAGGGCGTGAGACCAGATCGGCAAGTCCATATCAGGGAGGACCGTCATGCAGATCCGGAGAGTCAGTGTGCTCGTCCTTGCGCTGGTGTCCCTGTCGCTGGTTGGAAGCCTGCAAGCCCTTGCTCAGGAAGCGCCGTCACTCCAGGCCAAGGACTTCGTGGCAGTGTGCGGTGATTCCATCACCGAGCAGAGGCAGTACTCGGTATTCATCGAGGACTACCTGCTGATGTGCCAGCCGGCGGCTGACCTTCGGGGCATGCAGGCCGGCTGGGGCGGCGAAGTTGCCCCCGGCTTCCTGTCACGTATGCAGCGAGACGTCCTGGCGCTGCACCCCACGGTGGTCACTACCTGCTACGGCATGAACGATGGTGGCTACGGTCCCTTTGACCCGAACCGCGGCAAGCTTTACCGCGACACCCACAAGGCGATCATCGCCGGGCTGCGTGACGCCGGCGTGCGCCTCATTGTCATCGGCTCGCCGGGCTGTGTCGACAGCAACACCTTCCGTGGTGGCGGCCAGCCCGCCGAAGTCTACAACGTTACCCTGGGCAAGCTCGGGGATATCGGACGCGAGGTAGCGGCTGAGGAGAAGGTCGTCTTCGCCGACGTGCACACCCCGATGATGGAGATCATGGCCAAGGCCAAAGCTAAGTACGGTCCGACCTACCATCTGGCCGGTCCCGATGGCGTGCACCCTTCGCAGAACGGGCAACTGGTCATGGCCTACGCCTTCCTGAAGGCGCTCGGATGCAAGGGTGACGTCGGCACGATCACCCTGGACCTTGCCACGGGCAAGGCAGAAGCGACTGCCGGGCACAAAGTGCTGTCGAGTGCCGGCGGCGTGATCGAGATGGAGAGCACCCGCTACCCCTTCTGCTTCTTCGGCGATCCAGCCAGCCCTGGTGCGACGCGCGGGGTGATTGAGTTCCTGCCCTTCAACGACGAGTTGAACCGGCTGCGGTTGGTCGTGACGGGCGTCGAGGCTGCCGCACGTTACCAGGTGACCTGGGGCCAGGCCACGAAGGAGTTCTCCGGCGCTGCGCTCAGCCAGGGCATCAACCTGGCAGCCGAGTTCCTCGACAACCCCTTCTGTGGAGCCTTCCAGACTGTCGAGCGGGCGATCCGTCAGCAGCAGGACTTCGAGACCCCGCTGACCAAGATGCTGCTTCATAACCTCCCCGCATACCGAGATGCGGCGCCGGACGAGAATGCAGCCCTGGACCGCGTCGCTG from Armatimonadia bacterium harbors:
- a CDS encoding SGNH/GDSL hydrolase family protein; this translates as MQIRRVSVLVLALVSLSLVGSLQALAQEAPSLQAKDFVAVCGDSITEQRQYSVFIEDYLLMCQPAADLRGMQAGWGGEVAPGFLSRMQRDVLALHPTVVTTCYGMNDGGYGPFDPNRGKLYRDTHKAIIAGLRDAGVRLIVIGSPGCVDSNTFRGGGQPAEVYNVTLGKLGDIGREVAAEEKVVFADVHTPMMEIMAKAKAKYGPTYHLAGPDGVHPSQNGQLVMAYAFLKALGCKGDVGTITLDLATGKAEATAGHKVLSSAGGVIEMESTRYPFCFFGDPASPGATRGVIEFLPFNDELNRLRLVVTGVEAAARYQVTWGQATKEFSGAALSQGINLAAEFLDNPFCGAFQTVERAIRQQQDFETPLTKMLLHNLPAYRDAAPDENAALDRVAARVIARDEALATASSAAVVPVKHTLKVETVR